One Methylocapsa sp. D3K7 DNA window includes the following coding sequences:
- the aroB gene encoding 3-dehydroquinate synthase → MSIGIASGADGETENAPDRRAGQLVQALGRRSIVLIGLMGSGKTSNGRRLAQMLNLPFADADAEIEAAAGMSISEIFVRHGEPYFRDGERRVMARLLNEGPRVLATGGGAFMNEETRARIAESGVSIWLKADHDVLWRRVRKRSHRPLLQGEDPEQTLRVLLEQRYPVYARADITVVSRDGPQERAVEEMIEGLEFFLRFSPDPPPLSNIRRIPKMEGQLDISGQSPASQARIEVKLGARGYEILIGEGLIADAANQIRRIAPGAACAIVTDTNVEKLHLPALEKALDGAGIRHSTVAVAPGEGSKSFAEYARVCNALIGAKMERGDVVVALGGGVVGDLAGFAAATLRRGMRFVQVPTTLLAEVDSSVGGKTGINSPHGKNLVGAFHQPSLVLADIATLETLPLREFRAGYAEVVKYGLIGDARFFAWLEAHWRGVFAGGAERIHAIATSCKAKAAIVARDEYEEGERALLNLGHTFGHALERITNYDGARLVHGEAVAIGMACAFRFSEQRGLCSKDDRARVEAHLQYAGLPVRIVDIPGLNSGAGEIVDAMYQDKKVTRGALTFILARAIGDCFIAKSVEASEILGFLQDELG, encoded by the coding sequence ATGAGTATTGGCATCGCGTCCGGAGCAGATGGGGAGACGGAGAACGCGCCGGACAGGCGGGCGGGGCAACTCGTGCAAGCGCTGGGGCGCCGTTCGATCGTCCTCATCGGGCTCATGGGGTCGGGCAAGACCTCCAATGGCCGCCGGCTGGCGCAGATGCTCAATCTTCCCTTCGCCGACGCCGATGCCGAGATCGAAGCCGCGGCTGGCATGTCGATTTCGGAAATTTTCGTGCGGCATGGCGAGCCTTATTTCCGCGACGGGGAACGCCGCGTCATGGCCCGCCTTTTGAACGAGGGTCCGCGTGTTCTGGCAACTGGCGGCGGCGCCTTCATGAACGAAGAGACCAGAGCGCGGATTGCCGAGTCTGGCGTATCGATTTGGCTCAAAGCCGATCACGACGTGCTCTGGCGCCGGGTACGGAAGCGCTCCCACCGTCCGCTCCTCCAAGGGGAGGATCCGGAACAAACGCTCCGGGTTCTCCTTGAGCAACGCTATCCGGTTTATGCGCGAGCCGACATCACCGTCGTGTCGCGGGATGGGCCGCAAGAACGGGCGGTCGAGGAGATGATCGAGGGCCTTGAGTTTTTTTTACGCTTTTCGCCGGATCCGCCGCCACTCTCAAATATAAGGAGAATTCCAAAAATGGAGGGGCAGCTGGACATCAGCGGGCAATCTCCGGCCAGCCAAGCGCGGATCGAAGTAAAGCTCGGCGCGCGCGGCTATGAGATTTTGATTGGCGAAGGGCTGATCGCAGACGCGGCGAATCAAATTCGCCGCATCGCCCCCGGAGCGGCCTGCGCGATTGTCACCGACACAAATGTCGAAAAATTGCATTTGCCGGCGCTCGAAAAAGCGCTGGACGGGGCAGGCATCCGCCATTCAACGGTCGCCGTGGCACCTGGCGAGGGGTCGAAATCCTTCGCCGAATATGCCCGCGTCTGCAATGCCTTGATCGGGGCGAAAATGGAGCGCGGCGATGTTGTCGTCGCGCTTGGCGGCGGGGTCGTTGGCGATCTCGCGGGTTTCGCCGCGGCGACGCTCCGGCGCGGGATGCGCTTTGTTCAGGTGCCGACAACGCTGCTGGCGGAGGTCGATTCCTCGGTTGGCGGCAAAACCGGGATCAACTCTCCGCATGGCAAGAACCTTGTTGGGGCTTTCCACCAGCCCTCGCTCGTGCTCGCCGACATCGCGACGCTCGAAACATTGCCGCTGCGGGAGTTTCGCGCCGGATATGCCGAGGTCGTCAAATATGGGCTGATCGGCGACGCGCGATTTTTTGCTTGGCTCGAAGCGCATTGGCGAGGCGTTTTCGCGGGGGGTGCCGAGCGGATTCATGCGATCGCGACAAGCTGCAAGGCCAAGGCTGCGATCGTCGCGCGCGACGAATATGAGGAAGGCGAACGCGCCCTCCTCAATCTCGGCCATACTTTTGGTCATGCCCTGGAACGGATCACCAATTACGATGGGGCAAGGCTTGTGCATGGCGAGGCTGTCGCGATTGGCATGGCCTGCGCCTTTCGTTTTTCCGAGCAGCGCGGTCTTTGTAGCAAAGACGACCGTGCAAGGGTCGAAGCACATTTGCAATATGCCGGCTTACCAGTCCGCATCGTGGATATTCCAGGCTTGAACTCGGGCGCCGGAGAGATTGTGGACGCCATGTATCAGGACAAAAAGGTGACGCGCGGCGCTCTCACCTTTATCCTCGCACGGGCTATTGGGGATTGCTTCATCGCCAAATCCGTGGAAGCCAGCGAGATCCTCGGATTTTTGCAAGACGAATTGGGATAG
- a CDS encoding HlyC/CorC family transporter, whose amino-acid sequence MHGPSAEVTPLDIWLAVATILLCVALSAFFAASETALTAASRARMHGLEKNGDPRAARVNRLLMSRERLIGTTLLGNTLVNIGASAFTTSVLVAVAGDRGAIYATGLMTIILLVFAEVMPKTVAINYPDRTSLLVARAISFFVAIFGPVLIAVEVFVRGLLKLAGVDTSRRHSILSGHEELKSAVDLLHREGGVARSDRDMFGGLLELRDLEVSDVMVHRTKMLALNADLPPQELIREVAAAPYSRLPLWRGEPENIVGVLHARDLLRALEAAGNIAGNFKVESIAIEPWFVPDSTPVQDQLQAFLKRKTHFALVVDEYGVVMGLVTLEDIIEEIVGDIADEHDVIVQGVRMLAGGSAIVDGSVPIRDLNRVMGWDLPDEEATTVAGLVINEARAIPESGQVFTFHNFRFEVLRKTRNRITSLKIMPEQPGAETAANA is encoded by the coding sequence ATGCACGGCCCGAGTGCCGAGGTTACACCGCTCGATATTTGGCTTGCGGTTGCAACTATCCTTCTTTGCGTAGCTCTGTCGGCTTTTTTCGCAGCATCGGAGACGGCGCTCACCGCCGCTTCTAGGGCGCGCATGCACGGCCTGGAGAAAAACGGCGATCCCCGCGCCGCCCGGGTCAACCGGCTGCTGATGAGCCGGGAACGGCTGATCGGGACGACGCTGCTTGGCAATACGCTCGTCAATATTGGCGCTTCGGCTTTTACGACCAGTGTCCTTGTCGCCGTTGCCGGCGATCGCGGCGCGATCTACGCGACCGGCCTCATGACCATCATTTTACTGGTGTTCGCCGAAGTCATGCCGAAGACGGTGGCGATCAATTATCCCGACCGCACATCGCTGCTTGTCGCGCGCGCGATCTCTTTTTTCGTCGCCATTTTTGGGCCGGTTCTCATCGCCGTTGAAGTGTTCGTGCGCGGTTTGTTGAAACTTGCCGGCGTCGATACGAGCCGCCGGCATTCGATTTTGTCGGGCCATGAAGAGTTGAAAAGTGCCGTCGATCTCCTGCATCGCGAGGGTGGTGTGGCGCGGTCCGACCGTGACATGTTCGGCGGCCTGCTCGAACTTCGCGACCTCGAAGTCTCGGACGTCATGGTTCACCGGACGAAAATGCTTGCCCTCAACGCCGATTTGCCGCCGCAAGAGTTGATCCGGGAGGTGGCGGCCGCGCCTTATTCGCGGCTGCCGCTCTGGCGCGGCGAGCCGGAAAATATCGTTGGCGTCTTGCATGCACGCGACCTTTTGCGTGCCCTCGAAGCGGCCGGAAATATCGCCGGCAATTTCAAGGTCGAGAGCATCGCGATCGAGCCCTGGTTCGTGCCGGATTCGACTCCGGTGCAGGATCAGCTTCAGGCCTTCTTGAAACGCAAAACCCATTTCGCGCTCGTCGTCGATGAATATGGCGTTGTCATGGGCCTTGTCACCCTGGAGGATATTATCGAGGAAATCGTTGGCGACATCGCCGACGAGCATGATGTCATCGTGCAAGGCGTGCGCATGTTGGCGGGCGGCTCCGCGATCGTCGATGGCTCGGTGCCGATTCGCGATCTCAACCGGGTGATGGGCTGGGATCTGCCGGATGAGGAAGCCACCACCGTCGCCGGGCTTGTGATTAATGAGGCACGCGCCATTCCGGAGTCAGGTCAGGTCTTCACCTTTCACAATTTCCGCTTCGAAGTGCTGCGTAAAACGCGCAACCGGATCACCTCGCTGAAAATCATGCCGGAGCAACCCGGCGCGGAAACAGCGGCGAATGCATGA
- the pth gene encoding aminoacyl-tRNA hydrolase: MLLFVGLGNMGKSFAAHRHNAGFMVLDAIARMYKAPDFRSRFQALVSEIGLEGERVILLKPQTYMNESGRAAGEAARFYKIEPAQIVVFHDELDLPPSAVRVKTGGGNAGHNGLKSLTSHLGNDYRRVRIGIGHPGDKALVHNYVLGDFAKADTAWVDTLCVTIAANAGLLAKGDDGAFQRKVARDMEPNSSESPPG; the protein is encoded by the coding sequence ATGCTTCTCTTCGTCGGCCTCGGCAATATGGGCAAATCCTTCGCCGCCCATCGCCACAACGCAGGCTTCATGGTTCTTGACGCCATCGCGCGCATGTATAAAGCGCCGGACTTCCGTTCGCGCTTCCAAGCTCTCGTCAGCGAGATCGGACTCGAAGGTGAAAGAGTCATTCTCTTAAAACCGCAAACCTATATGAATGAATCCGGCCGCGCCGCCGGTGAGGCGGCCCGCTTTTATAAGATCGAGCCCGCCCAGATCGTCGTTTTTCATGACGAACTCGACCTTCCCCCAAGCGCGGTCCGGGTCAAGACCGGTGGCGGCAACGCCGGCCACAATGGCTTGAAATCTTTGACCAGCCATCTTGGTAACGACTACCGCCGGGTGCGGATCGGCATCGGCCACCCAGGCGACAAGGCGCTGGTGCACAATTATGTGCTTGGCGATTTCGCCAAGGCGGACACTGCTTGGGTCGATACGCTATGCGTCACAATCGCGGCTAACGCCGGACTTTTGGCCAAGGGCGACGACGGCGCCTTTCAACGCAAGGTCGCGCGGGACATGGAACCAAACAGCAGCGAGTCACCGCCGGGTTAA
- a CDS encoding 50S ribosomal protein L25/general stress protein Ctc, translated as MAGTKTLAATTRKGTGKGAARSVRRDGRIPGVIYGGGDAAEPIALDYRELNKLIYAGHFLTTIFELDLNGAKQRVIPRDYQLDPIKDQPLHVDFLRLKPGASLRVQVPVHFLNQDICPGIKKGGTLNIVRHAIEMRVPADNIPEAVTADLASLQIHDSVHITDLPLPEGCKPTQRERDFTIASISPPLVAAEEPAAAAATSAAPAAAADAKGGKAAAPAAAAPAGAPAKAPPKGKK; from the coding sequence ATGGCCGGGACGAAAACTCTCGCGGCCACGACGCGTAAGGGGACAGGCAAGGGGGCCGCCCGCAGCGTTCGTCGTGATGGCCGTATTCCAGGCGTGATCTATGGCGGCGGCGATGCCGCCGAACCGATCGCGCTCGATTACCGCGAATTGAACAAGTTGATCTACGCCGGGCATTTCCTGACGACGATCTTCGAACTTGACCTGAATGGCGCGAAACAACGCGTCATTCCGCGCGATTACCAGCTCGATCCGATCAAGGATCAGCCTCTCCATGTCGATTTCCTGCGGCTGAAGCCGGGAGCAAGTCTGCGCGTGCAGGTGCCGGTGCATTTCCTCAACCAAGATATCTGCCCTGGCATCAAAAAGGGCGGCACCTTGAACATCGTGCGTCACGCGATTGAAATGCGGGTTCCGGCCGATAACATTCCAGAAGCGGTCACCGCCGATCTCGCCTCTTTGCAGATCCATGACTCGGTGCACATCACCGATCTTCCCTTGCCCGAAGGCTGCAAGCCAACCCAGCGCGAACGCGATTTTACGATTGCGTCGATCTCGCCGCCACTGGTGGCCGCAGAAGAGCCCGCCGCCGCGGCCGCCACCTCGGCGGCGCCCGCCGCCGCCGCGGATGCAAAGGGTGGGAAGGCCGCCGCGCCTGCCGCCGCCGCGCCTGCCGGTGCTCCCGCAAAGGCGCCCCCGAAGGGCAAGAAATAG
- a CDS encoding chloride channel protein, translated as MISRFDILTLIPLRIRGLVRRHEVGFIGLAGLAGGIAGLSVAALLGTTNFLHRWLFGHPHLSSLTALDSPFLAFIPLMGGLLLGISGIYVRKWMPRRPVDPIEANALQGGRMSIKDSLVIAAQTVVSNGFGASVGLEAAYTQMGSGLASWLGTAFRLRRGDMRTLVACGSAGAIAAAFGAPLTGAFYGFELILGTYTPFGLAPVGAAAVCGVLVSKAFGASGEFMNQMTLKSALSPTDMGFLLVLGIICALFGIRMMRAVTSVERFCAGIALPSPLQPMFGGLLVGLLALVTPHVLASGHGALFELFGPGSGPSDVVLITLLLKALASVISLGTGFRGGLFFASLYLGGMIGLVFFYAVQYFDPSLAPDMTVCTLIGMSALAVAIIGAPMAMSFLALETTGDFPLGLVMLAVASVVSIIVRRTFGYSFATWRLHVRGESIRSAQDVGWMRDLTAGRLMRTDVPKASLDMPLAAFIKAFPAQSANQWVVLTGPSGGYAGLLFVPDVHLAGANGSANTTGLGQLARSTNIFLQPEMNIKLAVQYFEQNENEALAVVDNEKDRHVVGLLTEAHVLRRYTDELDKAHRELSGESWVGGN; from the coding sequence GTGATTTCCCGGTTTGATATTCTTACCCTCATTCCCCTCCGCATACGCGGTCTCGTCCGGCGCCATGAGGTTGGATTCATTGGGCTTGCGGGGTTGGCAGGCGGTATTGCGGGTCTCAGCGTCGCCGCGCTGCTCGGGACCACCAATTTTTTGCACCGCTGGCTCTTCGGCCATCCGCATTTGAGCAGTCTTACGGCGCTCGATTCGCCTTTTCTGGCGTTCATCCCGCTGATGGGCGGTCTCCTTCTCGGGATTTCCGGGATTTATGTGCGCAAATGGATGCCCCGAAGGCCGGTCGATCCGATCGAGGCCAATGCGCTGCAAGGCGGCCGGATGTCCATCAAGGATAGCTTGGTCATTGCCGCGCAAACGGTGGTTTCGAACGGTTTTGGCGCTTCGGTGGGATTGGAGGCCGCCTATACGCAGATGGGCTCGGGCCTTGCCTCCTGGCTCGGGACGGCGTTCCGGCTGCGGCGCGGCGACATGCGCACGCTCGTTGCCTGCGGTTCGGCGGGGGCCATTGCCGCGGCCTTCGGAGCGCCTTTGACCGGCGCGTTCTACGGTTTCGAGCTGATTTTGGGGACCTACACGCCCTTCGGCCTCGCGCCTGTCGGCGCGGCGGCGGTCTGCGGGGTTCTGGTCTCCAAGGCGTTTGGCGCGAGCGGCGAATTCATGAACCAAATGACCCTGAAATCGGCGCTTTCTCCGACCGATATGGGATTTTTGCTGGTTCTTGGGATCATTTGCGCGCTGTTCGGGATCCGCATGATGCGGGCCGTCACATCGGTCGAACGATTCTGCGCAGGCATCGCCTTGCCAAGCCCCCTGCAACCGATGTTTGGGGGTCTGCTTGTCGGGCTGCTCGCGCTGGTGACGCCACATGTGCTGGCCTCGGGCCATGGCGCCTTGTTCGAGCTTTTTGGGCCGGGGTCCGGCCCCTCCGATGTCGTCCTCATCACGCTTCTTCTGAAGGCGCTCGCGTCGGTGATTTCGCTTGGCACAGGCTTTCGCGGCGGCCTTTTCTTTGCCTCGCTCTATCTCGGCGGCATGATCGGCTTGGTATTTTTCTACGCGGTCCAATATTTCGACCCGTCGCTGGCTCCCGACATGACTGTCTGCACGCTCATCGGAATGTCGGCGCTCGCCGTGGCGATCATCGGAGCGCCCATGGCGATGAGTTTCCTCGCCTTGGAGACAACGGGCGATTTCCCGCTCGGCCTCGTGATGCTGGCCGTGGCAAGCGTCGTCTCGATCATCGTGCGGCGGACGTTTGGCTATTCCTTCGCGACGTGGCGATTGCATGTGCGCGGCGAATCGATCCGCAGCGCGCAGGACGTCGGCTGGATGCGGGACCTGACGGCGGGACGTCTCATGCGAACGGACGTGCCGAAGGCGTCGCTTGATATGCCGCTCGCTGCGTTCATAAAAGCTTTTCCGGCGCAATCGGCAAACCAGTGGGTCGTCCTGACAGGTCCCTCTGGCGGATACGCGGGACTGCTATTCGTTCCCGATGTGCATCTTGCCGGAGCAAACGGCAGTGCCAACACAACCGGACTTGGTCAACTTGCGCGATCAACCAATATTTTTTTGCAGCCGGAGATGAACATCAAACTTGCCGTGCAATATTTCGAGCAAAACGAAAATGAAGCGCTCGCGGTCGTCGATAATGAGAAGGACCGCCATGTCGTCGGGCTATTGACCGAGGCGCATGTGTTGCGCCGTTACACCGATGAACTCGACAAGGCCCACCGCGAACTTTCGGGTGAAAGTTGGGTAGGGGGGAATTGA
- a CDS encoding tetratricopeptide repeat protein — MTGSYALAQAPGGGIAPPDSDWDEIPGDDAPVPSPRRPFSRFDLEKLWALPREGQSVKGADRKGPAAATGKAGRTTAEKSAAAAKVEQLKKALAPKPPPEAVRQQTLDALFERLRKASQQEDAQHIATSIQQIWLRSYSDTANLLMQRATASVQEGQFPLALSLYDKLIELEPGWAEAWNQRAVTRFLTGDTDGAMVDIDQVVKLEPRHFGALAGMGMILQGAGLDKGALEVFNKVLVIYPLDPDVQKLVEKLTLEVEGRDI, encoded by the coding sequence ATGACCGGCAGTTATGCGCTCGCCCAAGCGCCAGGGGGAGGAATAGCCCCGCCTGACAGCGACTGGGACGAAATCCCTGGCGATGATGCGCCTGTCCCTTCGCCGCGACGCCCGTTCTCCCGTTTCGATCTTGAAAAACTCTGGGCGCTGCCGAGAGAAGGCCAGTCCGTCAAAGGGGCAGATCGAAAGGGTCCGGCCGCTGCAACCGGAAAAGCTGGCCGCACCACAGCGGAAAAATCCGCGGCCGCGGCGAAGGTCGAGCAATTGAAAAAAGCCTTGGCGCCGAAGCCGCCGCCGGAGGCCGTGCGCCAACAAACGCTCGACGCGTTGTTCGAGCGCCTCCGCAAGGCCAGCCAGCAGGAAGACGCGCAGCACATCGCGACGTCGATCCAGCAGATTTGGTTGCGATCTTATTCCGATACTGCAAACCTCCTTATGCAACGCGCGACCGCTTCCGTGCAGGAGGGGCAATTTCCCCTCGCGTTGTCTCTGTATGACAAGCTGATCGAGCTGGAACCTGGCTGGGCGGAAGCCTGGAATCAGCGCGCCGTCACTCGGTTTTTGACCGGCGATACGGATGGCGCGATGGTGGATATTGACCAGGTGGTGAAACTGGAGCCGCGCCACTTCGGCGCTCTCGCAGGGATGGGAATGATCTTGCAAGGGGCCGGGCTCGACAAAGGCGCCTTGGAGGTTTTCAACAAGGTGCTCGTCATCTATCCGCTCGACCCGGACGTTCAAAAACTGGTCGAAAAGCTGACGCTCGAAGTCGAGGGCCGGGATATATAA
- the ykgO gene encoding type B 50S ribosomal protein L36 gives MKVRNSLKSLRTRHRDNQLVRRKGRVYIINKTQKRYKARQG, from the coding sequence ATGAAAGTTCGTAACTCCTTGAAATCCTTGCGCACGCGGCATCGCGACAATCAGCTGGTGCGCCGCAAGGGCCGGGTGTATATCATCAACAAGACGCAAAAACGCTACAAGGCCCGGCAGGGTTGA
- a CDS encoding DUF1007 family protein, protein MLFVGISAGAAAAHPHVWVTARAQVVFNTQGQIEAIRNAWVFDEMYSAFATQGIGKDGQLLSKDELAPLAKTNVESLEEFDYFTYAKAASQKIEFGAPADYSLEQRQDKLVVLRFTLPLKTPTSATRAFSFQVYDPTYFVAFEMEKDNPVSLAGAPKGCSINVLGSNPLAASDTKKLSESFFSGLSPGTDFGVKLASRIIVACP, encoded by the coding sequence ATGCTTTTTGTTGGGATTTCAGCGGGCGCCGCGGCGGCGCACCCGCATGTGTGGGTCACGGCGCGGGCGCAGGTGGTTTTCAACACGCAAGGTCAGATCGAGGCAATCCGGAACGCCTGGGTTTTCGATGAGATGTATTCGGCTTTCGCGACGCAGGGGATCGGGAAGGACGGGCAGCTGTTGAGCAAGGACGAACTCGCTCCGCTTGCCAAGACCAATGTCGAGTCTCTCGAGGAATTCGATTATTTCACCTATGCGAAGGCGGCGAGCCAAAAGATCGAATTCGGTGCCCCGGCCGATTATTCGCTGGAGCAACGGCAGGATAAGCTTGTGGTCTTGCGCTTTACCCTCCCGCTGAAGACTCCGACGAGCGCAACCAGGGCGTTTTCCTTCCAAGTCTATGATCCGACCTATTTCGTCGCCTTCGAAATGGAAAAGGATAACCCAGTCAGCTTGGCTGGGGCGCCAAAAGGGTGTTCGATCAATGTTCTTGGGTCGAACCCGCTGGCAGCCTCTGACACCAAAAAACTCTCCGAATCGTTTTTCAGCGGTTTGTCCCCAGGCACCGATTTTGGGGTCAAGCTGGCCAGCCGGATCATTGTCGCATGTCCGTAA
- a CDS encoding nickel/cobalt transporter has protein sequence MSVRPTIAGFALPLALLLSLVVLWPSQSLGQGVHHPFAVGANEGAVASAQGVMGWILAKESGFYRLLSGAIRTAKLNGGAPWGLIALSLGYGIFHAAGPGHGKAVIASYMLANERALRRGLVIAFGAALLQGFTAVAIVGISAIVFQAAAARMTAAANVVEIVSYAGITVLGAVLVTVKGAALLAARRVAPSAVDYAGAGVAGNFRADDCTEDHLHGPGCSHFHAPDPLTLGAGFSWKSAALTMLAAGARPCSGAILVLVFALAQGIFSAGIFAVLAMSLGTAITTAALASTAVFAKNTAVKYATPGSRRSLMAGRLFEFAAASAVLGLGITLLLAVLAGGTGAS, from the coding sequence ATGTCCGTAAGGCCGACAATTGCGGGCTTTGCGCTGCCGCTCGCCTTGCTGCTGAGCCTTGTGGTTTTGTGGCCCTCGCAAAGTCTCGGGCAGGGCGTGCATCATCCTTTCGCTGTCGGGGCCAATGAAGGCGCGGTCGCCAGCGCGCAAGGCGTCATGGGCTGGATCCTGGCCAAGGAATCGGGGTTTTACCGTCTGCTCAGCGGCGCCATCCGGACCGCCAAACTGAACGGGGGCGCCCCTTGGGGGCTTATCGCTCTCAGTCTCGGCTATGGAATTTTTCATGCCGCTGGCCCGGGCCACGGAAAGGCGGTGATCGCCTCCTATATGCTGGCCAATGAGCGCGCCTTGCGGCGAGGTTTGGTCATCGCGTTTGGCGCCGCGCTTTTGCAAGGTTTTACCGCGGTCGCGATCGTCGGGATTAGCGCCATCGTGTTCCAGGCGGCCGCGGCGCGGATGACGGCCGCCGCGAATGTAGTTGAAATCGTGAGCTATGCCGGAATCACCGTTCTCGGCGCGGTGCTGGTCACGGTGAAAGGCGCCGCGCTCCTGGCCGCGCGGCGTGTGGCACCCTCTGCTGTTGACTACGCGGGGGCGGGCGTCGCCGGCAATTTCCGTGCTGATGATTGCACGGAAGACCATCTGCACGGGCCAGGATGCAGCCATTTCCACGCCCCGGACCCCCTCACGCTCGGCGCCGGGTTTTCGTGGAAAAGCGCTGCGCTGACCATGCTTGCAGCGGGCGCCCGCCCTTGCTCGGGCGCCATTTTGGTTCTCGTCTTCGCCTTGGCACAGGGGATTTTTTCAGCCGGAATCTTTGCCGTGCTGGCGATGTCGCTTGGCACCGCGATCACCACCGCCGCGCTGGCCAGCACCGCTGTTTTCGCCAAAAATACAGCAGTGAAATATGCCACGCCCGGTTCCAGGCGAAGCCTGATGGCGGGACGCCTGTTCGAGTTCGCCGCCGCCAGCGCGGTGCTGGGCTTGGGGATCACTTTGTTGCTGGCGGTCCTCGCGGGCGGCACGGGCGCCAGTTAA
- the tal gene encoding transaldolase, protein MPSKLDQLKAMTVVVSDTGDMDAIRRFKATDATTNPTLILKAARMPHYAYILDEAILWGRSRNHLTSEITDRLALNFGFELAKIVPGRVSTEVDADLSFDIEGSVAKARKIIAGYEKLGLGRERILIKLAATWEGIRAAEILQREGIDCNMTLVFSLTQAAACADAGTFLLSPFVGRILDWYSKAEGKTYTPETDPGVRSVREIYNYFKAHQIKTVVMGASFRNKGEIEALAGCDRLTISPQLLDELANDTGTLTRQLDPVSAAAHPPAKLSLDEKTFRFMLNEDAMATEKLSEGIRVFAKDLHALRELVSKRLLEAA, encoded by the coding sequence ATGCCCTCAAAACTCGATCAATTGAAAGCCATGACAGTCGTCGTCTCCGATACGGGCGACATGGATGCCATCCGCCGCTTTAAGGCGACCGACGCCACGACAAATCCGACGCTGATCCTCAAAGCCGCGCGCATGCCCCATTATGCCTATATCCTGGACGAGGCGATTCTCTGGGGCCGCAGCCGCAATCACTTGACGAGCGAGATCACCGACCGGCTCGCCCTAAATTTCGGCTTCGAGCTGGCAAAAATCGTCCCCGGCCGCGTCTCGACGGAAGTTGACGCGGATCTTTCGTTCGACATCGAGGGATCTGTTGCCAAGGCGCGCAAGATCATCGCCGGCTATGAAAAGCTCGGCTTGGGCCGCGAGCGGATCTTGATCAAACTCGCCGCGACCTGGGAGGGCATTAGAGCGGCCGAAATTCTGCAGCGCGAGGGGATCGACTGCAATATGACGCTGGTCTTTTCGCTGACCCAAGCGGCGGCTTGCGCCGACGCCGGAACCTTCCTCCTCTCGCCCTTCGTGGGACGGATTCTCGACTGGTACAGCAAGGCCGAAGGCAAGACCTACACGCCCGAAACCGATCCCGGCGTCCGCTCGGTTCGGGAAATCTATAATTATTTCAAGGCGCACCAAATTAAGACCGTGGTGATGGGCGCGTCCTTCCGCAACAAGGGCGAGATCGAAGCACTGGCGGGCTGCGACCGGTTGACGATTTCGCCGCAATTGCTCGATGAGCTCGCCAACGACACGGGCACCCTCACCCGCCAGCTCGATCCCGTGTCGGCCGCGGCTCACCCGCCGGCAAAGCTCTCCCTCGACGAAAAAACGTTCCGCTTCATGTTGAACGAAGATGCGATGGCGACGGAGAAGCTTTCCGAGGGTATCAGGGTTTTTGCCAAGGATTTGCACGCTCTGCGAGAACTGGTGTCCAAGCGGCTGCTGGAAGCGGCTTAG
- a CDS encoding calcium-binding protein, translated as MITRRVFTGTLGAFSLALAFDIGTSLAAPSPIAALDKDHDGTLDLAEVKEAASAVFDKLEKDHDSTLDRREVGGRVATGEFKEADPDNDATLTKDEYLALTEKLFNEADADKNGTLSAKELHSKAGRSLLRLIR; from the coding sequence ATGATCACTCGCCGCGTCTTTACCGGCACACTCGGCGCCTTCAGCCTCGCCCTAGCATTTGACATCGGGACGTCCCTTGCCGCGCCCTCGCCAATTGCGGCACTCGACAAAGACCACGATGGCACCCTTGATCTTGCCGAGGTTAAGGAGGCCGCAAGTGCCGTGTTCGACAAGCTTGAGAAGGATCATGATTCGACACTCGACCGCAGGGAGGTTGGCGGCCGCGTCGCAACAGGGGAATTCAAGGAGGCTGACCCCGACAACGACGCAACCTTGACTAAGGACGAATATCTCGCCCTGACCGAAAAGCTGTTCAACGAGGCAGATGCCGATAAGAACGGAACCCTCAGTGCGAAAGAACTCCATTCGAAGGCTGGCCGCTCGCTTTTGCGTTTGATCCGTTGA
- a CDS encoding DoxX family protein produces the protein MLCAAAILDRIPLSLILLAARIFPAAVFWRSGETKVDGWHLKDSAIDLFRDEYALPLIDPELAAKIAAVSEHFFPVLLVIGLASRFAALALLCMTAVIEIFVYPDAWPEHGVWATCFLIVIARGPGIFSLDHLLTRRWRHGRES, from the coding sequence ATGCTCTGCGCTGCCGCCATCTTGGATCGGATTCCGCTATCCCTGATCTTGCTCGCCGCGCGGATTTTTCCCGCCGCCGTGTTTTGGCGTTCGGGGGAAACGAAGGTCGATGGCTGGCATCTGAAGGATAGCGCGATTGATCTATTTCGGGACGAATATGCGCTGCCGCTGATCGATCCCGAGCTTGCGGCGAAAATCGCAGCGGTCAGCGAACATTTCTTTCCCGTCCTGCTCGTGATCGGCCTCGCCAGCCGTTTCGCCGCGCTCGCCCTTCTCTGCATGACCGCCGTGATCGAGATCTTTGTGTACCCCGATGCGTGGCCCGAACATGGCGTCTGGGCCACCTGTTTTCTCATTGTTATCGCCCGCGGGCCGGGGATTTTTTCGCTCGACCATCTTTTGACACGGCGTTGGCGGCACGGCAGAGAAAGCTGA